CTCCAAAATTTCTTAAGGCCTGTGCTCCTCCCGAGTTTTGAGTGATGTTATCTGAACCTGATGCAGTTGGGATTACTACGATGGGAGCATCCAGTCCACCTGCTAATTCCATAAATTTTTCTATAACACTATCCGGCATACGCCCTCCACCAACTATAACCAGAGAACCGTTTTCCGGACCAGTTGTCACAGCTTTTTGTGCATCAACTGGAATAGATAGAAGAAGAAAAAGAATACAGAAGAGATAGAAAGATTTCATAAAGTGCATCATTTAATTTGAGCACTAATGAAAAGGTTTATTTCGAGATTATAAAATCTTTCTTCGATTTATTTATCTATTGCAGCTGGAGAAATGGTAATGGTTCTTCCCTTTTACAAAATCGAAGGTGTGATGATGGTGATCAAATAAAAGGTGTGAAGCATAAGGCTCTGCAAAAGCAGCTCCCGTTGCAAGAAGTAATACCACGATTAACCCGGTAGTTCGCCTGCCTTTCTTTTTTGAGTTTTTTAGAATCCATGCCACCCAGGTAAGGATACCCACTATGACAATTTTAAACAGGCGTTGTTCCCAGCTTATCCATGGATTAAATCCACCAATGATCCATAGAAATAGAATAGCAGCGCCAACAAGGAAGATAGCTTTAGAGTTTTTCATGACTAGAAAATTTGTTGCAACACTCTAAGCACGAATGGAAATAAAAAAGGTTTCGCTCGGTCAGGAACGAAACCATTAATTTACGATAGGTTTTCTAACTAACTAATCTTGTTAAAGAGTGCTGTCTTTGCCTCTTTTAACACTAACAAGGCCGCAAAAATAAGTCCGGTAAGTACAGCTCTAATGGTCATTTCTGCCATAGAGATTCCGGATTCAAATCCTCCGAGTATTCCAAATAGAGTTATAGCAAGAACGATGGTGATGATGTATTTTGAAAATTCCATGATAATGATCCTCTTGTGATTTCTGATGACCGACTGTATGACGAGAGGAATCCAAAAAAAGTGACAAACAAAATCGCTTTTTTGAACGATTTTACAAGTTCTTAACAAATATCCGCCAGGCTTAACAATTACTTTTCCTTTCTCCAGAAGGCTGCAAGAATGGAACCAGTAATATTTTGGATAATGCTGAATAAGGCAGGAGCCAATCCCATTGTTGCGATCTTCCCCATTTCAACTGCGATTCCTGAAGCCAGTCCCGAGTTTTGGAGACCAACTTCAAATGCAATGGTTCTGGCTGATTTTTTATCCATTCCAAGTAGTGTACTTAATCCATACCCCAATACATAACCAATTGAGTTATGAAGAAGAACAATACCAATTAATAGGAACCCAATAGAGAGTATCGAATCTCGTCCTGACGCTGTGATAATTGCAATGATGAACGTGATGCCCGCCATTGAAAAAATGGGCATAATCTTTTCGAAGATTTTAAAACGCTCATATAAGAAATGATTGAAGATTAAGCCTCCTATGATGGGTAAGAGTACAATTTTAGTAATGCTCCAAAGCATGGCTAATGCATCAATGGGAACATAGCTACTGGCTAACAATTTCATGAGCAAAGGCGTGGAAAAAGGAGCTATAACCGTGGCACAGGCGGTAAGAGTAATGGAAAGGGCCAGGTTAGACTTGGAAATAAAGCTCATTACATTTGAAGCAAGTCCACTAGGTGATGAACCTACTAATATTACTCCTGCAGCTATTTCAGCTGGAAGGTCGGCTACCAGTACTAAAAAGAAGCCAATAACAGGCATTATTGAGAATTGACAAAGTAAACCAACCAAAATAGCCCGAGGCATTTTAATTACTCCTGCAAAATCTTTGATACTCATGGTAGTACCCATACCAAACATGATTGCCATCAATAGGGGAATAATAAGAGCGCTTAATTTGAAATCTCCCCAACTTGTAAAATGAGTGGGGAATATAAGCGCCCAAGCCACAGCGATGATTACCGAAGCGGTAAACGCGATATTTTTTACCTGGATTTTTTGGGTGTCTGCAGGATTCGACATGGCTAAATTATTGATCGCCAAGTATAAGAATCCTAACTATATAAAGAAGGTGAAAGTTAGTTTATAAGACTACCCCATAAGATTCAACGCATCATCAGTTCCCATCTTTTCATACTCTTCATCATTGGGTTCCCAGAGTTCTATCTTGTATCCATTCGGATCCATGATCCATCCAAATTTTCCGTATTCGAAGGACTCCATTTCTCCAACTACTTCTACGCCTTCTTCTCTAAGAGTAGCCAGAAGCTCTTCAAGGTTTTCAACGCGGTAATTGATCATTGCATCTTTTGTGCTTGGATTGGTATAAGTAGTATCGCTTTTAAAAATACTCCAGGCAGTGAACCCCTTTTTTGATTCATCACCTCCGTGGCGCCATTCAAAGGTTCCTCCCCATTGTCCTGTTTTTATTCCAAGGTGTTTTAAATACCATTCATTTGTGGCCTTTGGGTCATCTGCTTTCAGGAAGACTCCTCCGATTCCGGTTACTCTTCGTTTCATTGTGGTGTTGGTTTAGTGATTATTCCTAGTGTGTTGCCGGCAATGTCGTTAAACCAGGCAAAGCGTTGCCCATTGGGTAGCGCAATAGGTGGGACTTTAGTCGTTCCCCCAGCATTTTCAATGCGTTCAAGAGCTTTTTCAATATCATCAACCTGGATGTAGAACAACACATAGTGGTCAATTTCGGTAACTAATGAGGTGATGAATCCATTAATACTATCCTCATTCTTGGTATCAATGCTATCCATATTGTCTGCTTTTGCAATATTCCAGTCAAAACAAGCTTCATAAAAAGCAGAAGTTTCACTTTGGTTACTACAGCCAATCTCAAAAAAGGATATCGGATTAGTTCCAGTATTCATTTTCTTACTCACTCGTTATGTTGATCAATGAGGATTTGATTACCGTCTGGATCGGTGATGCAAAAATGACAAGGACCTTTTTCATCTTTAACCGATTCCGACTCCATAATAAAATTAATGGAGTCGTCGGCTTTTAACTCTTTATAGATACCCCTCGCATTGGTTGGATTGAAGGTGATAATGTTTTCTTCGAACATATCCTGGAATAGGCCAATCTTAACATCTTGTCTCTTCATAATTAACCATTTTTCCTCTACTGAACCATATTCGGTTAGAGCTTCAAATCCTAGTTTCTCATAAAATGCTTTTGAGCTAGCAATATCTTTTACCGCAAGCGATGTGGAGTGGGTACCTAATTCAGGGATCATAATGTTATTCGTTTTGATTAAAAGTTGTCTTATTCCAAGTCCATTGCATTCCTTTTTCACCTGATTCATCTTCGATTCGAGCTGTGAGGGAATTTTCTTCAAGTGAGTAAATAATGCGTTGAGGAAAGTCGTGCTCTAGGTTTTCAAAAACAGCTTTATTTGCAGAAACCTCTTTAAGCTTAAAAGAAGTAGAAGGTCCTCCTCCGAGACTAGCTACATAATGAATTTCGTTGTTGATTTGTACAATTCTAAGGTACTCGAAAGAACCTCTGCCATTAGCAAAAGTATCGCGGTGCAAGCCCAGCATCATACCTGCTGAAGGAGAAGTCCAAACTTCTTCCATGGTCATGCCATTATCAGAAGCTGTCCAATAACCGCTCATCCATTCCAGATCGTTTAGAGTTTGAGAGTTAACCTGTTGTGTGGAAAGAAATAGAAAAGTGATGATTAAATAGAATGTGGTTTTCATATCAGTAGTTTTGGGTTTTTGAATAGCCCAAAAGCTAAATCTCCGGGTTTGATATGTATTGGAAAAAACCGACATCACTTTTCCACAGGGCGGTTTAAGAAGAAGTTGGCCATAGTTTCTTCTTCAAAGAAATATTTGGAAGGATCCTCACCTGTAAATTCCTGGAAGTTTTTTATGAAGTGAGACTGATCATAATACCCGCTTAGATAAGCCAATTCGCTCCAGGACAGCTTTTGTTCTTTGATCAGTTTAAAGATGTAGTTAAAACGAATGATTCGGCAATAAAACTTGGGAGACAGCCCAATAAATTTCTTGAATGATCGCTCTAATTTACGCTCGCTCACATCTAATTGATCAACAATCTCAGAAACAGAAAGTACTCCGTTTCTTGTAAAAATGAGTTGAAGAACCTTATCGATTAGCTGATCGGATGTTTCTTTCGAATTGACAGAGTCTTCTAGGAATGAGCTTAGTGCTGTTATTTTTTTAGAGAAATGATCCTTTCCCAGGAGCATGCTTGAAACGGGGTCAAACTGACCAGGCAGGGTTGTCTCCAGCTCTACCACATCATCGGTTAAGGGCTCCATATTTGTACCAAAAAGGGTAGTAATTCCCTGGGGCCTGAATTTGATTCCGATCATCCCGGAGCGGCCGGTGTTTTCCAAAAGGAAATGGTTTCGTATCTGGCCGGCCAGTAACTGATTGGATTGAGCGCTCCATTCTCCTGAAATATTGATTCTGTAAGGATCTCCATAATGAAAAATGATTTCGGGAAATCCATCAGGAATAATCTTCTGCTGATGTACAGTAGTATCATCACTTTCAATTACCCAAAAACAGTCAATGAATTTGGAAAGGGAAGGCGGAGACTGAATACGCTCGTACAGCATGGATTCTCCAGCTTACCGTTTTATAGAAGTTTGATAGATTGAGATCCAGTCTTCAACAGATATTTTGGAAACTAATTCGCCCATTAAATCATAAGGAATATGCTTTGTATTCTTAAAACGAATACAGCTCTTGCCCATATCTAGTTTAGTAGGAACGAGGTTTTTATACTCTTCCTGAAACCATTTCAACAGATTTTCATCAGCATACACCCCCATATGATAGAATCCAATATGGCTTTTCTGTGATGCTATATTCAAAAAAGGAAGTGGAAGTTTTGGGTCGCAGTGGTAGCCATCAGGAAAAATGCTATGAGGCACTACATAGCCAATCATTCCATAATTGATACATTCTTCAAAGCCTTCCGGGAGATTGTCGAGTACTACCTGGCGTAGTTTGGTTACCGCATCTTTACGGTCTCCTTCTAATTGATCGATGTATTCGTCTACTGTAGTTGGTTTTGTGGCCATGGTATTAAGATTGAGTTTGAGGTTCTTTTGATGCTAAGAAGTTGGGATTTCTAAATAAGAAAGCTCCTACTAGAGAGATTATTAAGCCTACAGGAAAAATCTCAGAAAAAGTGATGGGAAGACGAAATACAGGGTTTTTATAATTTTCCATACTATTCGTCATTTGCTCTGTCAAAGCTTCAATTTCTTCATCTGTTGCTCCAGATTGTATAGACTTCTCAATTATCGATTTTGGATAATCTTCAATAAATGAATAATCGGTTACGTATAGATTTATTTCCCATACTATTACATATACGATGCTTGCGATTAATGAAATCCCCAGGCCGATTTTAAACGCAGTATTAAACTTTATCACACCCCCCAGCGTCTCATCTCTATATTTTTTTATGGCTACAAAAATCATGGAAAAGCCAATGGCCATAATTGAGAAACCAAGAGTTTGAGATGCAAAGAAAGAGTCAGCTCCAGCTCTGGCTGCATAAATTCCAAGTGTCATGCTTCCTATAATTACTGCTCCTACAATTGATCCGTAAACAAGTATTATTTTCCTCATCGTTGTTTGGTTTTGTTTATGTGTTACCGCCGACTAAGAAAAGAATTAGCAAGGCTAAATCCGTCACCCGAAAGTATGATTTTGATAAAATCATCCCAAAAGATGAGCGAAATGGTCACCTTTTGGTCATTCTGGGTTGAATGGTTCTGACTGTTACTTCTTTGTCATCCTGAGGCTACTGCCGAAGGATCAACACAACTGCGAATAGTTCGGATTGTGTGTTGATTCTTCGCTTACGCTCAGAATGACATGAAAAAGTGGTGCAGAAATCACTCAATCAACTTCAGGGACTTTGCTTTCTCTACCGCCTGGGTACGCCGCTTTACTCCCAGTTTTTCGTAAAGCTTGGAAAGATGAGTTTTTACCGTGTTGATGGATACGAAAAGTCTTCCGGCTATTTCTTGATTGGAAAGCCCTTCAGAAACCAGGATTAGTACTTCAAGTTCTCGTTCACTGATCCCAAGGTAATCCAGGGCTTTTTCATTTTTTTGAAAGGAAACGGGTTCGGTTTTTGGTTCTGTCAGTTTTTTTCCTAACCAGAGCCCAAGTCCAGTAAACAGAACCGCTATAATTAGAATGTAGAATTCAGTAGAGAGGTCACGAACAAAGAAGCGATACTCGAAATACTCCAGCAGAAACACTAAGAGAGCAAGTGCTAAACCATATAGAATAATCGTTTTCTTCATTATTTAGTAAGTATCAGGTGGAATCGTCGACATAGCCTTTAAGATGCCACTTGTTTTGGATAGACAAAAACCAGCATGTAATGAATATTCCGTTGTCTACACCAATGATTTGAAATCGGATAAGTTTTGGTTCTACCAGTTCGACTTCTTCAATAGTATTTTCTTGAAAAGTAAGGGCTTCAAATATCCAGTTTTCCTTTGAGACTAAAAGGCGATCCATTTCTGGTAAAAAATGTCCATTCTTTTGTTCGAGGAAATCGCCGGTGGCGTAAACTACTCTAACCGAATCCACAAGCCTGGATTTCTGGAAAGCCTCATCTTGGCGAAATTTTTCTAGAAAAGTCGTAAAGTCCTCATGTTGAGCTTGAGCAACTTGAGGTAAATGAAATAGAAAAGAAATAGCTATTAAGCAGATTTTTTTCATCAAAGCAGTTGATTAGGATTCAATCCTTTTAAGTCATCCACAACAAATTCACGACCTTTGCGAACCAGTTCTCCATCTAAATATACATCAGCACCGATGCACACTAAATCCCAGTGAATATTACTGGAATTCCCATTTGGAGCAATTTCATAGTCTTTGCCTAGTGTGAGGTGATTTGAGCCATAAATCTTTTCATCAAACAGGATGTCGTACATAGGACTTTCAATCACAGGGTTTGTGCCAAAGCTGAATTCGCCAAATCGGCGTGCTCCTTCATCAGTATCAAGAATGTCTTTTAAAGCTTCATTATTGGAGGATTCAAAGTCTACAACCACTCCGTTTTCTACAACCAGCTTCACAAACTCAAAAGGCTTACCCTGATACACAGATGGGGCATAAGTGATGTAGCCATTTACAGAATCGCGGATTGGTGAAGTAAAAATTTCTCCATCCGGGATATTATGTGATCCAAAGCAAGGCACCCAATTTTGGCCTTTGACTGAAAAGCTGATATCTGTTCCTTCGCCCTTTAAATGAATGACATCCGTTTTTCGTAATCGAGCTTCAAGCGGATCCATTGCCTTTTTCAGTTTTCCATAATCCACCAGGCAGGCATCGTAATAGAATTTGGTGAACTCACGCGTCGGCAGTTTTGCATTCATAGCAAAAGAAGGAGAGGGGTAGCGCATAATGCACCACTTCGTATTATTTACCCGTTCTTCGAAGTGAACGGGATGAAGAAAATGCTCAGAATAAGCTTTGTTGGCGTCTTTACTTGCCTGAGAATTTTCGTAAATATTTTCTGAAGCGCGAATTCCAATAAAAATATCCATCTGCTTCATCAAAGGTAATTGGTCTACCGAAGCCTGGTTTTTCCAAAATCCTTCATCACCTTTTTCGATCAGTAATCGTTGCGTTTCGGTATCCTCAATTTGCACAAAAGGATGCGCCTCTTTATCTCTGATCTGCTCAACCAGAGTTCTCAATAAATTGATGCCATTTAAACCTATTAGCTGCACCATTACATTTTCTCCTTTTTGGAGTTGGGTGCTGTGTTCGAGGATGAGTGTTGCTAAATCCTGATCGTTCTGTGAAATCACGGTCTATATTTTGAAGGTGAATGTTTACGATGAGAAAGTAAAAAAACCAAGATTCAATCGTGCAACTGAATCACCTGATCACACAGTTTGATTTCTTCAGGATCATTGGAAGCTATTACCACAAAGGTGCCAGCTTCATTTTGATCTTTTACAATATTCTCTACAAGTGCGTGTCCTTTTGTATCGAGATTAGAGCCAGGTTCGTCCAGGAATAGAATTTCAGGATTTCGTACCAAACTGGCGGCTAATTTAGCTCTTTGTTGCTGACCGGTTGATAAGTTTTTAAAAAGGTGGTCTCCCAGCTTATCGATCTCAACATATTCAAGAAGAGAAAGAATCGGGGCTACATCGTTTGAAAGTCCACTTACTGTTTTTAAGAATCGCAGGTTTTCAATTAAGGTGAGCTCATCGTATAAATTGATATAAGGAGCTGAGTATCCCATCAATGTCTTGGAGTTTTCCTTTGAATAATTGACTTCATCTTTACTCCAAAGAATGGTTCCTGTTTTAGGCCTGAGTAAAAAAGCCAGGCATTTTAAGAGTGTTGATTTACCGCTTCCATTAGCTCCGGAAATGCCCAGTACCCCTTTTGAGTGGGAAAAACTGAGATTATCAAAAACTTTATGCCGATTGTAGTTTTTAGAAAGCTGTTCAACCTGTAGACGAAACATGTTTAAAGGTACCAAGATCAATCCTAAGAAAAGAACAAGTTTTTAGTTTGTAAAACTTATTAGATTTCTGATTAAGCTTTATTGGAAAGGGATAGTATACATCCTATTTTTAATCCTCTATGCAGCAAATAATTGATCAAATATCTGACCATTTGGTTAGCCTGGTTACTAGTGATAAATCGGAATACACACCGAATGAATTATTGAAATCAGGTATACCATCGTTTGTAGTAGAAAGAATTCGCTTATTTCTTGAAGACAAGGTTAAGGAAGAGTTAAAGATAGAATCCAATAGCTGGTTCGATGCAGATTCAAAACTAGTAAGTCAGGCATTCGAAGATTATTTAAGATCGGCCATAAGTTCTTCTCATATCCCAAAATCAGAGCTGTATAAAGTGATCCAAACGATTATTAGTGGAATAATTATGGTATTCATTGAGCCTCGGAAGAATATGGCTGAATACCTATTTAGAGAAGATGAGGAACTGCCCATAGAGGAAGTCGAGTCCAGGTGTGCAACCTTAACGATCTACAAGCACTTCGGAACAGCCATTCCCCTATACATGAGGAAGAGAAACCTCGATACGCTCACTAAAGAACGCTGCAAGCTCCTTATTCATAAACTGGATGAGAAGTTAGTTACTTCCTATTCTGCAAATGATTGGGCTCAGAAATTAGAGCAGCTCTTTGAACTTTTTGGTGGGCAAGTCGAACCTAGACTTCTGGCCACATTTTTTGAGGATAAAGGTCTCTATGGGATGGCAAGTAAATTTGAGGGGCGAACCGACTTACTGGATAAAGCTGTATTTATAGAAATTATTTCATCAGAAGGTTTTGTGGATTTTACTTCAATCGGAAAATCTGAATCTATTGATGCTAAAAATGAAAAGCTGGCTACCGAACAGATCGAGAAAATTTCAGAAGAGGATGCCTCTGAACATAGTTTAATAGAAAGCTTTTTTGGTAATTATGAATATGTACCTGGTGATGAATCACAAGAGGATACTTCACTTGCTGATCAGTATTCCGAAGGTGGACTGTCGGACGATGAAATGTCAGAACTGCTATCAGATATAGCCAGCGAAGGAGTTATTGGGTTAAATGATTATGATGAGGGCAACTCTCTAAATGAACTATTCTCACTAGGAACGGAAGGGAAGGAGGAAGAGGGAATATTGGAAACTTCGGAAGAAATAGCAGAGAGCATTAAAAGAGACCCTAATGATGAAATTAATACCGAATTCAGGGATAACCTGATATCTATTCTTGACCAGGCCAAGACTTCTTTTGATGGAATTGAAAATACTGAAGAAGAAATGGAAGCAGTAGAAGATCTACCTGTTGATATTATTGAGGAGGAAACAGAAGAAGTCTTGGAAGTAGAATCTCCTGATCTAGCAGATACATTTGAAGAAACTCCAGAAGCAGAAGATGAAGAACAGGTTGAAGAAGGGGAGGAAAAACCCATGTGGGCTCAATTCTTGAATCAGGATCAAATGGATGTCCTGATGGGTGGGGAAAGGAGTGCAGAACGGGAACAGGAATTAGAATCGGACATTGCTGAATCCTTTGAAGAAGAAATTGAAGTGGAAGGGGCAATGGAAGAGTCATCTATTTTTGAGGAAGAAGCAGAGGTATCAGGTTCAACCGAGGTTCGGAAAGAGTTAGAGGATATACTGGAAAGCCGAAGAGACGAGTTTATCGAGGTAATCTTTAACGAATCATCCGGAGAGTATGAAGATGCACTAAACGCTCTTAGTACTTTTGAAACCTGGAAAGAAACCTCAACATTTATTCAGGAAGAAATTTTTGCAAAGAACGATGTAGACATGTTCTCAGGTGCAACCGTAGATTTTACCGATCGCATGCATCAGTACTTTAATAAACCACGGAATACATAAGGAGTTGGATGGAATCGAATGAAAAAGTAGAGCGTTTGCTCTCGCTTAGAAAAGAAGCATTAAAGGGTGGTGGAGAAGCTCGAATTGCCAAGCAGCACGAAAAGGGAAAGTTAACTGCCAGAGAGCGTATCGATTTATTAGTAGATAAAGGAAGTTTTGAAGAGATAGATGCTTTTGTAACTCATCGTAGTTCAGCTTTCGGCTTAGAGAAGCAAAAATATCTTGGAGATGGGGTGATAACCGGCTTTGGAAAAGTTCATGGCAAACCTGTGTATGTATTTAGCCAGGATTTTACCGTTTTCGGAGGCTCCCTTTCTGAAACTCATGCAGAGAAAATTTGCAAAATCATGGATCTGTCTTTGAAGAACGGAGTACCTCTTATTGGTTTGAATGATTCCGGCGGGGCAAGAATCCAGGAAGGAGTTACCTCTCTGGGAGGATATGCAGAGGTGTTTTGGAGGAATACAATGGCTTCCGGGGTAGTTCCACAAATCTCAGCTATTATGGGGCCATGTGCTGGTGGAGCGGTGTATAGTCCGGCGCTTACCGATTTTATTTTTATGGTTGAAAACACCAGCTATATGTTTGTAACTGGTCCAAATGTGGTGAAAACAGTAACCCATGAAGAGGTTACCTCGGAGGAACTTGGTGGATCGGTTACTCACAATACAAAATCAGGAGTAGCACATTTTTCAACACCAAATGATGCCGTATGCCTCCAGCAAATTCGAACCTTGATGAGTTATGTTCCTCAAAACTGTGAAGAGAAGGTTCCTGTTATTGAGAGTAAAGATCCTGACGCATCAAAAGCAGAGGCATTAGAAAATATTGTTCCTCTCAATCCAAATAAGCCTTATGACATGCATGAGGTTATTCAAGGTATTGTAGATAAAGACTCTTTCCTTGAGGTACACAAGGATTATGCAGAAAGTATAATAGTTGGTTTTGCTCGTTTAGGGGGTAAAAGTGTTGGGATTATAGCCAACCAACCACTATCAATGGCTGGAGTACTTGATATTAGATCTTCGTTGAAAGGAGCTCGCTTTGTTCGTTTCTGTGATGCCTTCAACATCCCATTGGTTGTATTTGAAGATGTTCCTGGTTTCCTTCCGGGAACTGATCAGGAGTGGGGAGGCATCATTAAACACGGAGCGAAGCTGCTTTATGCATTCTGTGAAGCCACTGTTCCTAAGATGACGGTAATCACCAGAAAAGCCTATGGTGGAGCTTATGATGTAATGAACTCCAAGCATATTCGGTCTGATTATAATGTGGCCTGGCCTACTGCCGAGATTGCAGTCATGGGAACTAAAGGAGCGGTGGAGATTATTTTCCGACGAGAAATTTCAGCTGCTGATGACCCAGAAGTCAAGCAAAAAGAATTGGAAGCACAGTATGCAGAGGAATTTGCACATCCCTATAAAGCAGCAGCAAGAGGCTTTATTGATGATGTAATTCTTCCTTCCGAAACCAGGGAAAAGCTTATTAAGATGCTGGAGGTTACTCAGCATAAAGTGGATTCAGTGCCAAAGAAAAAGCACGATAATCTGCCTTTGTAATTAAGCACTTTAAAAGTCATTCTGAGGCTGCCACCGAAGAATCTTATCTGCTTACTATCCGCTTAGATCCTTCGCAGGTATGCTTAGGATGACCAAGAAGGTTTAGAGCTTCCTCGACATTATGTAGGCATTGGTCAGCCCGTATTCCTGGTGGTCAAAAGCATCAGGAATTTCCCCGATAACTTCGAAACCCAATTCTTTCCAAAGTTTAATAGCACCTGTATTTGTCTTAACTACAATGTTAAACTGGAGGGATAAGAAGCCGATATCTCTTGCCAGGTTTATAGAAAAGATTCCAAGCTTGCGTCCAATTCCTTTTCCGCGGTGTTCTGGTTTTACCATATAAGATGCATTAGCAATATGAGAACCTAAGCCGGGCTGATTTTCAGTGAGAATAAAGGTGCCTATAATCTCACCCTCTTCTTCGGCTACATACGTCATTGTGCCGTGTTTAAACCAATAGTTGATCATTTCTTCTTTCGAAGAATCAGGGTTGAAGACATAGGTATCACCAGTTGAGATAACGGATTGAATAATTTCCCAAACCTGGTTTTGATCTTCTTTTTTTGCTTCTCTAATCTCCATTGATAATGTTATTTCCTACTTCTCTAATAACCTTTATTAGATAGTCTATATCTTCTTTTTGTTTGCGGTGATTGATAACACATGCACGGATTACAAACATTCCATTCAATCGTGTTCCGGTAATAAATACCCGACCATCTTCTTCTAAAGCAGGGATTAACCGATTATTTAACTCGACGATTTCTTCCTCCGTTTTTAGATTACCTGTAAACCTGAAACAGGAAACAGCAAGTTTAGATCGTGCTACTAACTCAAAGTCATTGGCCTCTTCTACTTTATCAGAAAGGTAGTCGGTGAGATCAATATCCTTTTGGATCATCTGTCTGATTCTTTTCATTCCATATCCTTTTACCGACATCCAGACTTTTAAAGCCCTTGCCGATCGGGATAACTGAAACGTGTGTTCGTTAAAATCTAATCTCCCTTCATCCTCAAGGCCGGTATCAAGGTAATCTGCCTTTTTGAAATAGGTGTCTTTTAGTACACTCCAATTTTTAACCAGGGTACATCCAACTCCAAAAGGGGCATACAACCATTTATGAAAATCTATGGCTACAGAATCTGCTAACTCCAGTCCTTTGTAATCTGTTTTTAAGGATTCCAGGGTTGAGGCTAGACCTCCATAAGCTCCATCTACATGAAACCATAATCCATATTTCTTAGTAATAG
This genomic window from Balneola sp. contains:
- a CDS encoding acyl-CoA carboxylase subunit beta — its product is MESNEKVERLLSLRKEALKGGGEARIAKQHEKGKLTARERIDLLVDKGSFEEIDAFVTHRSSAFGLEKQKYLGDGVITGFGKVHGKPVYVFSQDFTVFGGSLSETHAEKICKIMDLSLKNGVPLIGLNDSGGARIQEGVTSLGGYAEVFWRNTMASGVVPQISAIMGPCAGGAVYSPALTDFIFMVENTSYMFVTGPNVVKTVTHEEVTSEELGGSVTHNTKSGVAHFSTPNDAVCLQQIRTLMSYVPQNCEEKVPVIESKDPDASKAEALENIVPLNPNKPYDMHEVIQGIVDKDSFLEVHKDYAESIIVGFARLGGKSVGIIANQPLSMAGVLDIRSSLKGARFVRFCDAFNIPLVVFEDVPGFLPGTDQEWGGIIKHGAKLLYAFCEATVPKMTVITRKAYGGAYDVMNSKHIRSDYNVAWPTAEIAVMGTKGAVEIIFRREISAADDPEVKQKELEAQYAEEFAHPYKAAARGFIDDVILPSETREKLIKMLEVTQHKVDSVPKKKHDNLPL
- a CDS encoding GNAT family N-acetyltransferase — encoded protein: MEIREAKKEDQNQVWEIIQSVISTGDTYVFNPDSSKEEMINYWFKHGTMTYVAEEEGEIIGTFILTENQPGLGSHIANASYMVKPEHRGKGIGRKLGIFSINLARDIGFLSLQFNIVVKTNTGAIKLWKELGFEVIGEIPDAFDHQEYGLTNAYIMSRKL